In a genomic window of Bacteroidales bacterium:
- a CDS encoding T9SS type A sorting domain-containing protein gives MEDITVQPDVTTTYYLTISDGFSTLTRTVTVNVYPNPVVNPGAPQTIPNGTTTTLTGIASGGFSPYSFSWEPADLLVNPGQSMTLTDILSNTTNFTLTVTDGHGCISSSEVLVTIAGGPLNVQPQAIHSPLCLGESTRLLPLSEGGSGNYSYTWTATGGYSSTQSEPTVTPNQTTTYKLTISDGFTQDFDSVTVFVNPLPLVNLIPQGAHIWNGDTIMACIFDTLTISAVNPNATYLWSNGANTPEIQSATTGIAFDMLSYSVDVLNTLTGCTNTGNITIIYTYSECTYGTSEQDSQLPVKVFPNPGNGYIHCEIGNLNKDIVLEVFNVEGVLLHKQKISKKDAARVSIDLSKKPSGVYILRFTDGQSSKGIRLIKY, from the coding sequence TTGGAGGATATTACTGTTCAGCCTGATGTAACGACAACTTACTACCTTACCATCAGCGATGGCTTCAGCACACTTACCCGTACTGTTACAGTGAATGTTTATCCTAACCCTGTAGTTAATCCCGGAGCTCCGCAAACGATCCCTAACGGCACAACGACTACCCTTACAGGTATCGCTTCCGGTGGTTTTTCGCCCTACTCATTCTCCTGGGAACCTGCAGATCTCCTGGTAAACCCTGGACAAAGCATGACGCTCACAGATATCCTGAGTAATACGACAAACTTTACCCTTACAGTTACTGACGGCCATGGCTGCATCTCTTCAAGTGAAGTCCTGGTTACTATTGCAGGCGGACCATTAAACGTTCAACCGCAGGCCATTCATTCTCCTTTATGTTTAGGTGAATCAACCCGATTACTCCCTCTGTCCGAAGGGGGATCAGGAAACTACTCCTACACATGGACTGCAACGGGAGGATATTCTTCTACTCAGAGTGAACCAACTGTAACACCAAATCAAACCACAACCTATAAACTCACAATTTCTGATGGTTTTACCCAGGATTTTGATTCTGTTACTGTTTTTGTGAATCCTTTACCCTTAGTGAACCTTATTCCCCAGGGAGCGCACATTTGGAACGGTGATACAATCATGGCCTGTATTTTTGATACTTTGACCATAAGCGCTGTAAACCCTAATGCAACCTACCTATGGTCGAATGGTGCAAATACTCCTGAGATCCAATCAGCTACCACAGGTATTGCATTTGATATGCTGTCATACTCGGTGGATGTTCTCAATACTCTGACAGGATGCACCAATACTGGCAACATAACCATAATATATACTTATTCAGAGTGTACATATGGCACCAGTGAGCAGGATAGTCAATTACCAGTAAAGGTGTTTCCAAATCCGGGAAATGGATACATCCATTGTGAAATTGGAAATTTAAATAAGGATATTGTTTTGGAAGTATTTAATGTGGAAGGTGTTTTACTGCATAAACAGAAAATAAGTAAAAAGGATGCAGCAAGGGTCAGCATAGACCTGAGTAAGAAGCCTTCCGGAGTGTACATCCTGCGTTTTACTGATGGACAAAGCAGTAAAGGGATCAGGCTCATTAAATATTAG
- a CDS encoding PKD domain-containing protein has protein sequence MTGGTFTGQDMLYFDISVVQGTNVVNGRLWSKAWQLSDDASGDIVKSYPAKLFVYTDDGIVTQLNINEWNGGTYTTYCNKWGVSNTGNWANDRMSSDSWPGSDLPQYKIFLNNPDINIFPTGQFGQICEVSSHSNCNGSIDILARVNKPGSLTLNLDIAPAGSGPEDVVLTGPVVGSVACDVWDTITWNGLDGNGNPVQSGTNINIDIDYLNGLTNLPLWDVEDNASGLIVNIVRPAPLFSTKMPIFWDDSKLPGGTVNSLNGCIYPTSVTVNGCHSWTSQNENMINTWWYLSEGSSSITVVVIRNPQVDFSFDNNCSGLPTNFVDLSLVPGGYPVSWHWDFGLFGDTSNVQNPTYSFTNSGTYQVHLKVISNDGCIGNYTKPVVIHLAPLADAGIDKAIPFGTSTTLQGNATGGSGNLSYHWEPAALLLDPNVLEPVTVDLSETTDFILTVTDLSVGCHHSDMVTVTIFGGPLGVQLSANTLAVCRGGTSSINAQTGGGSGTYTYSWTSDPVGFTSSIEDITVQPEVTTIYTIVVSDGFSTFTQSITISVYTDPVANAGPPQTIPNGTSTTLSGSAGLGSPPYSYQWSPPTMVVSPYSNNTSTQLLSSSTNFTLTVTDSHGCSSSSSVMISISGGPLFVDPHAVHSPICRGESTQLLPFSEGGSGNYTYQWSGPGGFASQQAEPIVSPGTTTTYLLVIDDGYSQFEDSVRGEWTSCLKSTLYLMGPMFLELTPFWHVF, from the coding sequence ATGACGGGGGGCACTTTTACAGGTCAGGATATGCTCTATTTCGATATCAGTGTAGTTCAGGGGACAAATGTTGTTAATGGAAGATTATGGAGTAAAGCCTGGCAGTTGTCAGATGATGCCAGTGGTGATATAGTGAAGTCATATCCGGCTAAGCTTTTTGTATATACCGATGATGGAATAGTTACTCAATTGAATATCAACGAATGGAATGGTGGGACTTATACTACCTACTGCAATAAATGGGGTGTTTCAAATACCGGAAACTGGGCTAATGACAGGATGTCTTCTGATTCCTGGCCGGGAAGTGACCTGCCTCAGTATAAGATATTCTTAAATAATCCTGATATAAATATTTTCCCTACCGGGCAGTTCGGCCAAATCTGTGAGGTGAGCAGTCATTCCAATTGTAACGGCTCTATAGATATTCTTGCAAGAGTAAATAAGCCGGGCTCTCTGACCCTTAATCTTGATATAGCACCTGCAGGCTCAGGTCCGGAAGACGTAGTTTTAACCGGGCCTGTTGTTGGTTCGGTAGCCTGTGATGTTTGGGATACAATCACATGGAATGGCCTTGATGGCAATGGAAATCCTGTTCAGAGTGGCACTAATATAAATATTGATATTGACTACCTGAACGGACTTACCAATCTTCCTTTATGGGATGTGGAAGATAATGCATCAGGGTTGATTGTTAATATTGTCAGACCTGCACCCCTTTTTAGTACTAAGATGCCCATATTCTGGGATGATTCTAAACTTCCGGGTGGAACTGTGAATAGCCTGAATGGTTGCATTTATCCCACCAGTGTTACTGTTAATGGGTGTCATTCCTGGACCAGCCAGAATGAAAATATGATCAATACCTGGTGGTATCTTTCGGAAGGCTCTTCAAGTATTACTGTGGTTGTAATAAGGAATCCTCAGGTGGACTTCTCTTTCGATAACAATTGTTCTGGATTGCCTACCAATTTTGTTGACCTCAGCCTTGTTCCGGGTGGATATCCTGTTTCATGGCATTGGGATTTCGGCCTTTTCGGCGATACCTCCAATGTTCAGAATCCAACCTATTCTTTTACTAATAGCGGAACTTACCAGGTGCATCTCAAAGTGATTTCTAATGATGGATGTATAGGTAATTACACAAAACCTGTCGTTATCCATCTGGCTCCATTGGCTGATGCAGGTATTGATAAAGCGATCCCATTTGGTACCAGTACTACCCTGCAGGGCAATGCTACCGGTGGTAGCGGTAACTTATCCTATCACTGGGAACCAGCTGCATTGCTCCTGGATCCCAATGTACTGGAACCGGTAACAGTAGATCTGTCAGAAACTACAGACTTCATTTTAACAGTGACCGATTTATCTGTGGGTTGCCATCATTCAGATATGGTTACAGTTACCATTTTTGGAGGCCCGCTTGGTGTGCAGTTATCTGCCAATACCTTAGCAGTGTGCCGGGGCGGGACATCCTCTATCAACGCTCAGACTGGGGGCGGATCAGGAACGTATACCTATTCCTGGACATCTGATCCTGTGGGCTTTACATCTTCTATCGAAGACATTACAGTACAACCTGAAGTGACTACGATTTATACCATAGTAGTCTCTGACGGATTCAGTACATTCACCCAATCCATTACCATTTCGGTTTATACAGATCCTGTAGCCAATGCCGGACCTCCACAAACCATCCCCAATGGAACATCAACCACTCTTTCCGGATCTGCAGGGTTAGGATCACCACCTTATTCCTATCAATGGAGTCCTCCAACAATGGTGGTATCTCCTTATTCAAACAATACCAGTACTCAACTATTAAGTAGCTCCACAAATTTTACCCTTACTGTCACCGATTCACATGGTTGTTCATCCTCATCATCAGTGATGATTTCCATTTCAGGTGGTCCGCTCTTTGTGGATCCGCATGCTGTTCATTCACCTATATGCAGGGGTGAATCCACTCAATTGCTACCTTTTTCAGAAGGAGGTTCAGGGAATTACACTTATCAATGGTCCGGCCCGGGTGGTTTTGCATCTCAACAGGCTGAACCTATTGTTTCTCCGGGAACTACAACTACCTATTTGCTTGTAATAGATGACGGATATAGTCAATTCGAAGATTCGGTTAGGGGTGAGTGGACCAGCTGCCTCAAATCAACCTTATACCTGATGGGGCCCATGTTTTTGGAGTTGACACCATTCTGGCATGTTTTTTGA